A single window of Candidatus Rhabdochlamydia oedothoracis DNA harbors:
- a CDS encoding IS30 family transposase encodes MIFNNQTQGETLPKGYHHLTYDQRCQIYILKARGDTSSSIANILKVHHSTISRELKRNKGQRGYRHQQAQEKAFLRKNSQPNKKMTPQIVTRIEEKIKLQWSPIQISGWLKRHGKEHVSHETIYNHIWKDKRQGGQLYRELRHRGKKYNKQRKGASGRGNMPGRIDIKQRPCIVEKKTRLGDWELDTVIGAGHKGVIVSMVERTSKLTKLAKVSHKTAEEVSQALIEQLKPIKDFVHTLTADNGKEFAYHQMVSFELETDFYFATPYHSWERGLNEHTNGLVRQYFPKTQSFLDTTSKDIERVETLLNNRPRKALNFETPLEVFTRLSTNMLCSGAQ; translated from the coding sequence GTGATTTTTAACAATCAAACACAAGGAGAGACCTTGCCTAAAGGCTACCATCACCTAACCTATGACCAAAGATGTCAGATTTATATTTTAAAAGCTAGAGGAGATACATCTAGCTCAATAGCAAACATTCTAAAAGTTCATCATAGCACTATTAGTAGGGAACTTAAGAGAAATAAAGGGCAACGAGGATACCGTCATCAGCAAGCTCAAGAAAAAGCATTTCTTAGAAAAAATTCTCAGCCCAATAAAAAAATGACTCCTCAAATAGTTACCCGTATTGAAGAAAAAATCAAGTTGCAATGGAGCCCTATACAAATATCCGGATGGCTTAAAAGACATGGTAAAGAACATGTTAGTCATGAGACCATCTATAATCATATCTGGAAAGATAAACGACAGGGAGGACAGCTTTATAGAGAGCTCCGTCATCGAGGGAAAAAATATAACAAGCAGAGAAAGGGAGCTTCTGGAAGAGGGAACATGCCTGGTCGTATAGATATTAAGCAACGGCCTTGTATTGTAGAAAAAAAGACTCGTTTAGGAGACTGGGAACTAGATACAGTCATAGGGGCAGGACATAAAGGCGTAATTGTATCAATGGTAGAAAGAACTTCCAAGCTAACTAAGCTCGCCAAAGTTTCTCATAAAACTGCAGAGGAAGTAAGTCAAGCGTTAATTGAACAACTTAAACCTATCAAAGATTTTGTACACACATTAACAGCAGACAACGGAAAAGAATTTGCCTATCACCAAATGGTTAGTTTCGAGCTAGAGACAGACTTCTACTTTGCAACGCCCTACCATTCTTGGGAAAGAGGCTTAAATGAGCATACAAACGGACTAGTTAGGCAATATTTTCCTAAAACACAAAGCTTTTTAGATACGACTTCCAAGGATATAGAAAGGGTGGAAACTTTACTAAATAACAGACCTAGAAAGGCTCTCAACTTCGAAACTCCACTAGAAGTGTTTACGAGATTATCTACAAACATGCTATGCTCGGGTGCACAATAG